In Desulfosediminicola ganghwensis, a single window of DNA contains:
- a CDS encoding aminotransferase class I/II-fold pyridoxal phosphate-dependent enzyme yields MDPQFSVRFAERMNQLPPYLFGLINKMKMEKRWRGDDVIDLGMGNPLDPAPTPVTEKLCEVAIDPKSHRYPVAGGMKNLKREIALYYKRNYDVNLNGENDVICTIGSKEGISHLSLALLGPGDTVLVPAPAFPIHVYAAVIAGANVLRIPLSSEDTFLAQIDEMARSLYPGPKLLMLNFPHNPTGKLVTKEFFAEVVKLAKKYNFMVINDFAYAKVTYDGCVAPSFLEVPGGIDVGVEFSSFSKSYNMAGWRLGYCVGNQNIIEGLAKIKGYYDYGIFSAIQVAGIVAMRDCDDSITEQVEVYQKRRDVLCDGLVRMGWEVDVPKSGMFVWVKIPAPYDRMGSVRFSVEIMDRANVAVSPGAGFGEEGDGYIRLALVENEHRTTQALKQIRRALKDIDQEVEAGTFDLDQREV; encoded by the coding sequence ATGGACCCTCAGTTTTCTGTTCGTTTTGCGGAACGCATGAACCAGCTCCCTCCATACCTTTTTGGTTTGATAAACAAAATGAAGATGGAGAAGCGTTGGAGAGGTGACGACGTTATTGATCTCGGCATGGGCAACCCGCTTGATCCCGCTCCGACGCCGGTTACCGAAAAACTGTGCGAGGTTGCAATCGACCCCAAGAGCCATCGTTATCCGGTGGCAGGCGGAATGAAGAATCTTAAACGGGAGATCGCCCTCTATTATAAGAGAAATTACGACGTTAACTTAAATGGCGAAAACGATGTGATTTGCACCATCGGCTCAAAGGAGGGTATCTCGCATCTCAGTCTGGCGCTGCTTGGCCCGGGAGATACCGTGCTTGTTCCTGCACCTGCATTCCCGATTCACGTCTATGCTGCTGTAATTGCTGGTGCCAACGTGCTGCGTATTCCGCTGAGTTCTGAAGACACCTTTCTTGCCCAGATAGATGAGATGGCAAGATCGCTCTATCCCGGACCCAAGTTGTTAATGCTCAACTTTCCGCATAACCCGACCGGCAAGTTGGTAACTAAGGAGTTTTTCGCAGAGGTAGTCAAACTTGCGAAAAAATATAACTTCATGGTTATTAACGATTTTGCCTATGCCAAGGTAACATATGATGGCTGTGTGGCACCGAGTTTTCTTGAAGTACCCGGCGGGATTGACGTAGGCGTGGAGTTCAGCTCTTTTTCTAAATCGTACAATATGGCCGGCTGGCGTCTTGGCTACTGTGTAGGTAATCAAAATATTATCGAAGGACTGGCCAAGATCAAGGGCTATTACGACTATGGAATTTTTTCAGCGATTCAGGTGGCGGGTATTGTAGCCATGCGCGATTGTGATGATTCCATCACCGAGCAGGTCGAGGTATACCAAAAGCGTCGTGACGTTCTCTGTGACGGTCTTGTGCGTATGGGCTGGGAGGTAGACGTGCCAAAGTCCGGCATGTTTGTCTGGGTGAAGATCCCTGCACCGTATGATCGCATGGGCTCTGTTCGTTTCTCTGTGGAAATAATGGACCGTGCCAATGTTGCGGTATCCCCGGGCGCTGGCTTTGGTGAAGAGGGCGATGGATATATTCGTCTTGCACTGGTGGAGAATGAACATCGCACTACCCAGGCGCTCAAACAGATCCGCAGAGCCTTGAAAGACATCGACCAGGAAGTTGAAGCGGGCACCTTTGATCTTGACCAGAGAGAGGTGTAA
- a CDS encoding HD domain-containing phosphohydrolase: MSDRSRTLFFFKTTILLLILLTVPFSLWARSDNMQIMGKNFLILNSYGADFSWTNSQQKGAMSVFQKLDMSNTVRFAYMDSKSLDTDKYYKYYLKILQEKFGGVQFDGVLATDNDAMLFLSKYGHDLFGDIPILATGINGYRDRRWPQGITYAIKENASHLATLQEAIRLQSKAKNCYIIVDTTTTGNIFISEIQQIEQQLSTKITFHYLNTLSFEELIAQVALGSPDDIYYLLPFFKDAAGNSFSEGRVARSLAQVSPAPIFVSWNFQLNRGTLGGAVLSGYNFGVAGATALLDLINGKPLTDLSEKSNVAEFIIDYEVAGRYGIKLSTFPKGVKFINKPPSFIDKHIEVLLPGAIIILILTTILALIAKMLNKEHIINKTSQQVLRLKEEIIDTQRELVTTLGEVIESRSNETSNHVKRVAQISRLLGEKIGLPKEDLDLLEMASPLHDVGKIAIPDAILNSPDKLSDTDFATMKQHTSIGKSILQFSNRKLLAAARYIAHQHHERWNGTGYPQGKSGEEIHIFARITTLADVYDALSNKRSYKEAWPEKRVLEYLQKESGEYFDPELVRVFIENIDEVREIRLKFMGDTYDEIQEAG, encoded by the coding sequence ATGTCAGACAGATCTCGAACTCTATTCTTCTTTAAGACAACAATACTACTGCTCATTTTGCTGACGGTTCCGTTTTCCCTCTGGGCACGATCGGACAACATGCAGATCATGGGTAAAAACTTTCTTATTCTCAACTCTTATGGGGCTGATTTCAGCTGGACTAATTCTCAGCAAAAAGGGGCTATGTCAGTCTTCCAGAAGCTGGATATGAGCAATACTGTCCGCTTCGCCTATATGGACAGCAAGAGTCTGGATACCGACAAATACTACAAATATTACTTGAAGATTTTACAAGAAAAATTCGGCGGAGTTCAATTTGACGGCGTATTAGCTACAGACAACGACGCTATGCTTTTTTTGTCGAAATACGGTCATGATTTGTTTGGTGATATACCAATACTGGCTACTGGCATCAATGGCTATCGTGACAGGAGATGGCCTCAAGGGATAACCTATGCCATTAAAGAAAATGCATCTCACCTGGCAACCCTGCAGGAAGCAATACGGCTGCAGAGCAAAGCAAAAAATTGCTATATAATCGTGGATACCACAACTACCGGTAACATCTTTATCTCTGAAATTCAACAAATCGAGCAGCAGCTATCCACCAAAATCACCTTTCATTACCTGAACACTCTTTCATTTGAAGAGCTGATTGCCCAGGTGGCACTGGGTAGCCCTGACGATATATATTACCTCCTCCCATTCTTCAAGGATGCTGCAGGTAACAGCTTTTCTGAAGGGAGAGTAGCCCGCTCTCTGGCACAGGTCTCTCCCGCGCCAATCTTCGTTTCCTGGAATTTCCAACTTAATAGAGGCACACTGGGAGGCGCTGTGCTCTCAGGCTACAATTTTGGGGTAGCTGGAGCGACAGCCCTGCTTGATTTAATCAACGGCAAACCTTTAACAGACCTGTCCGAAAAAAGTAACGTGGCTGAGTTCATAATCGATTACGAGGTTGCGGGCAGGTACGGCATCAAATTATCCACATTCCCCAAAGGCGTCAAATTCATTAACAAGCCTCCGAGCTTTATCGATAAACATATTGAGGTCTTGCTACCCGGGGCTATTATAATACTCATCCTGACCACAATCCTGGCGCTGATTGCTAAAATGCTTAATAAGGAGCATATAATCAATAAGACCAGCCAACAGGTCCTACGTCTGAAAGAGGAAATCATCGACACCCAACGCGAGTTGGTAACAACGCTTGGCGAAGTCATTGAAAGCCGGTCCAACGAGACCAGCAATCACGTCAAGCGGGTGGCCCAAATCTCACGCTTGCTTGGTGAAAAAATTGGCCTGCCTAAGGAAGATCTTGATCTGCTTGAGATGGCTTCCCCCCTCCATGACGTTGGCAAAATCGCTATTCCGGACGCCATCCTCAACAGCCCTGATAAGCTTTCGGACACTGATTTTGCAACGATGAAGCAACATACCAGCATCGGTAAAAGTATATTGCAGTTTTCAAATAGAAAGCTACTGGCAGCTGCACGTTACATTGCTCATCAGCACCACGAACGATGGAATGGCACCGGCTACCCACAGGGTAAATCAGGTGAGGAAATTCATATTTTCGCCCGTATCACCACGCTGGCCGATGTCTATGATGCCCTGTCGAATAAGCGTAGCTACAAAGAAGCCTGGCCGGAAAAGCGGGTGCTCGAATATCTGCAGAAAGAAAGCGGGGAATATTTCGACCCCGAACTGGTAAGGGTATTTATTGAGAATATTGATGAAGTCAGGGAGATTCGCCTAAAGTTTATGGGCGATACCTATGATGAAATACAGGAAGCCGGGTAA
- a CDS encoding HesA/MoeB/ThiF family protein, whose amino-acid sequence MNTKTIVSDELRCKIEAAAENRLRPDQTPYQALLFAQERDLAMQTGHSHREIQLAALAMEIVPERYARNQKILSCDDQIRLLNSHAVVIGQGGLGGTVTEILARIGIGRLTLVDGDYFEDSNLNRQLLSSTDVLGQMKAEVGEKRVKSINPAVETRCITQFLTAENGEEIIGDGEIAVDCLDTISARFVLEDICRKKHIPMVSAAIGGASGQATVIFPEDPGLKLVYGDPNTAPKKGGEATLGTLPYAAIAMAAYECAEVVGLAVRRPSQLRKKLLLADFHYHSTETLILAE is encoded by the coding sequence GTGAATACCAAAACTATCGTTTCAGATGAGCTGCGCTGTAAAATTGAAGCTGCCGCGGAAAATCGGCTCCGCCCGGATCAAACTCCATACCAGGCGCTTCTGTTTGCCCAGGAACGTGATCTGGCCATGCAAACCGGTCATTCTCATAGGGAAATACAGCTGGCAGCACTGGCAATGGAAATTGTTCCTGAACGGTATGCTCGTAATCAAAAAATTCTCTCCTGTGATGACCAGATTCGGTTGCTCAACTCCCATGCTGTGGTGATCGGTCAAGGTGGACTGGGGGGAACTGTCACTGAAATCCTTGCACGAATCGGTATCGGGAGGCTTACCCTTGTCGATGGTGATTATTTTGAAGACAGTAACCTCAACCGACAGTTACTGAGCAGTACGGATGTGCTGGGCCAGATGAAAGCCGAGGTGGGTGAAAAGCGAGTCAAAAGTATTAACCCTGCAGTTGAAACCAGATGCATCACACAGTTTCTCACCGCAGAAAACGGTGAGGAGATTATCGGTGATGGTGAAATAGCTGTCGACTGTCTCGACACTATAAGCGCCAGGTTCGTGCTTGAAGACATCTGCCGCAAAAAGCACATCCCCATGGTTTCTGCCGCCATAGGTGGTGCCAGCGGCCAGGCTACGGTGATCTTCCCGGAAGACCCCGGCTTGAAACTAGTGTACGGTGACCCCAATACTGCTCCGAAAAAAGGTGGTGAGGCCACTCTCGGCACCCTGCCGTATGCAGCCATTGCCATGGCCGCTTATGAGTGCGCTGAAGTAGTGGGGCTCGCTGTCAGACGTCCCTCCCAGCTTCGCAAGAAACTGCTACTGGCAGATTTCCATTATCACTCAACCGAGACCCTGATTCTCGCTGAGTAG
- a CDS encoding YajG family lipoprotein, whose amino-acid sequence MKRLAAIALALLLAGCATKQPVTANLDLRIGAQPATLYQNAAANIQGTDLRNDKKVIRYTVKDEITSELPTLTPPQIILKESLSRGFEGQGLAINPAARVHMTVEINELLVKVDQPQILHDIHAKSVITLKVVNGTRTLTKKYNREETKETVTKPKIAQLEKILNDQLSDIAQQILKDEDIRKTVSAI is encoded by the coding sequence ATGAAAAGACTTGCAGCAATAGCCCTTGCTCTACTCTTGGCCGGATGCGCTACCAAGCAACCGGTAACAGCCAACCTCGACCTGAGAATTGGTGCTCAGCCTGCCACCCTTTACCAGAATGCTGCAGCAAATATCCAGGGCACAGATCTACGAAACGACAAAAAAGTTATTCGTTATACGGTCAAAGACGAAATAACCTCAGAGCTACCGACTCTTACACCTCCGCAAATTATTCTCAAGGAATCCCTCTCGAGAGGCTTCGAAGGCCAGGGGCTAGCCATAAACCCCGCTGCACGTGTACATATGACCGTGGAAATCAACGAGTTGCTGGTAAAGGTAGACCAACCACAAATTCTCCATGACATCCATGCAAAAAGCGTGATCACCCTTAAAGTTGTGAACGGTACCAGAACTCTCACTAAAAAATACAACAGGGAAGAAACTAAGGAGACTGTCACTAAACCCAAAATTGCCCAACTCGAAAAGATTCTCAATGACCAGTTGAGTGACATAGCCCAACAGATACTGAAAGACGAAGATATTCGCAAAACGGTTTCCGCCATCTAA
- a CDS encoding DnaJ C-terminal domain-containing protein — MEYKDYYKILGVSRDASQDEIKRAYRKLARKYHPDVNKSEDAEVRFKEVGEAYEVLKDKEKRAAYDQFGSKWKAGQDFKPPPGWDFREFTGGHRYTSSSTNGFSDFFEALFGRGHRTGESDFSFFQTGGLNRGRDIHAKLAIRLEESFSGSRKTISLNRSSPHGFGYGGETTSLQVSIPKGIIEGQQIRLEGQGELLMEHGPRGDLFLEVVFEKHPFFTVVKRDVSMVLPVTPWEAALGAKLKVPTLGGPVDLNLPAGSQSGRKLRLKGKGLCSRSQSGDQYLIIEIHTPRVENNRQKELYEEMARIMPFNPRITFKV; from the coding sequence ATGGAATATAAAGATTACTATAAAATTCTTGGTGTATCGAGGGATGCCAGTCAGGATGAAATCAAGCGGGCTTACCGAAAGCTCGCCCGCAAATATCATCCGGACGTGAATAAAAGTGAAGATGCCGAGGTTCGATTTAAGGAAGTGGGGGAAGCCTATGAGGTGTTGAAGGATAAAGAAAAAAGGGCAGCGTATGATCAATTTGGCAGTAAATGGAAAGCTGGTCAGGATTTCAAACCACCTCCAGGGTGGGATTTTCGGGAATTTACCGGCGGTCATCGCTATACCAGTTCTTCAACGAATGGTTTCAGTGATTTCTTCGAGGCGCTTTTCGGAAGGGGCCATAGAACAGGGGAGAGTGACTTTTCATTTTTTCAAACGGGTGGCCTTAACCGGGGACGCGATATTCATGCGAAGCTGGCTATCAGGCTCGAGGAGAGTTTTAGTGGTAGCAGAAAAACAATTTCCCTGAACAGATCGTCACCACATGGATTTGGGTACGGGGGTGAGACTACCTCGCTACAGGTATCCATCCCGAAGGGTATAATTGAAGGGCAGCAAATACGGCTCGAAGGGCAGGGGGAGTTGTTGATGGAGCACGGTCCTCGGGGGGATCTCTTTCTAGAGGTTGTTTTTGAAAAACACCCATTTTTTACGGTGGTAAAACGTGATGTTTCGATGGTGTTACCAGTGACACCCTGGGAGGCCGCTCTTGGTGCGAAGTTGAAGGTCCCCACCCTTGGTGGGCCAGTGGATTTAAATCTGCCGGCTGGTTCACAATCCGGCAGAAAATTACGATTAAAAGGAAAAGGGCTCTGCAGTCGAAGTCAGAGCGGAGACCAATACCTCATTATTGAGATTCATACGCCCAGGGTTGAGAATAATCGGCAAAAAGAATTGTATGAGGAGATGGCACGAATAATGCCCTTTAATCCACGTATTACATTTAAGGTGTGA
- a CDS encoding chaperone modulator CbpM codes for MAGEEKSDRKVLKNRQDVGKKEPTLLDESVTYTFTELCNVCKVGDEFVFEMINEGIIAPIRAAGASPRSWMFSATNIKKVQMTVRLQEDLRVNLPGAALAIELLEELEQLRNRVGEE; via the coding sequence ATGGCTGGCGAAGAAAAATCAGACAGGAAAGTTTTGAAGAACAGGCAGGACGTAGGCAAAAAAGAGCCTACTTTGCTCGATGAAAGCGTAACATATACCTTTACCGAGCTTTGCAATGTCTGCAAAGTAGGCGATGAATTTGTCTTTGAAATGATTAACGAGGGAATTATTGCCCCCATCCGTGCGGCTGGAGCCTCGCCCAGGAGCTGGATGTTTTCGGCAACAAACATCAAAAAAGTGCAGATGACCGTGCGATTGCAGGAAGATCTGCGAGTGAATTTGCCAGGGGCGGCATTGGCCATAGAGTTGCTGGAAGAATTAGAGCAGTTGCGGAACCGGGTTGGGGAAGAATAG
- a CDS encoding 5-formyltetrahydrofolate cyclo-ligase: MNDSKQLRKDILGKRDSLTRAEIVSKSSAIEQSFLSLPELSERNNIFLYVSFRSEVETLPLLHALIRLGKKVSVPITYVEERRLDAISITNPTEELTPGYCDIPEPKKEILTSNYVNPMDIDMIVLPGSVFDERCGRFGYGGGFYDRFVSANPNALRVGLAFETQIIERAPLQDHDELLDLVITEKRIIRGSRQAV; this comes from the coding sequence ATGAATGACTCAAAACAGTTGCGAAAAGATATTCTTGGCAAACGTGACTCACTCACCAGGGCTGAGATTGTCTCAAAAAGTTCTGCCATAGAGCAATCGTTCCTCTCACTCCCGGAGCTTTCTGAAAGGAATAATATCTTTCTTTACGTAAGTTTTCGAAGCGAAGTAGAAACCTTACCACTCCTGCATGCACTTATACGTTTGGGAAAAAAAGTCTCGGTGCCAATAACATATGTAGAGGAACGCAGGCTCGATGCCATATCAATTACGAATCCCACTGAGGAATTGACTCCAGGCTATTGCGATATACCTGAGCCCAAAAAAGAAATCCTTACAAGCAACTATGTTAACCCCATGGATATCGATATGATCGTGCTGCCGGGATCTGTTTTTGATGAACGTTGCGGGCGCTTTGGGTATGGCGGGGGATTTTACGACAGATTCGTCTCAGCCAACCCCAATGCCCTACGCGTCGGACTGGCTTTTGAAACACAGATTATCGAGCGGGCTCCGCTACAGGATCATGATGAGCTGCTGGATCTTGTCATCACTGAGAAACGGATAATTCGGGGTTCACGTCAGGCAGTATAG